A stretch of Synechococcus sp. WH 8020 DNA encodes these proteins:
- the thiC gene encoding phosphomethylpyrimidine synthase ThiC, whose amino-acid sequence MRTEWVSARKGQANVSQMHYARKGVVTEEMAYVAKIENLPESLVMEEVARGRMIIPANVNHTNLEPMAIGIASKCKVNANIGASPNASDAAEEVNKLKLAVKYGADTVMDLSTGGVNLDEVRTAIIGASSVPIGTVPVYQALESVHGSIEKLDEDDFLHIIEKHCQQGVDYQTIHAGLLIEHLPKVKGRLTGIVSRGGGILAQWMLYHHRQNPLFTRFDDICEIFKRYDCTFSLGDSLRPGCQHDASDAAQLAELKTLGDLTRRAWKHDVQVMVEGPGHVPLDQIEFNVKKQMEECNEAPFYVLGPLVTDIAPGYDHITSAIGAAMAGWHGTAMLCYVTPKEHLGLPNAEDVREGLIAYKIAAHAADIARHRPGARDRDDELSRARYAFDWNKQFELSLDPERAKEYHDETLPADIYKQAEFCSMCGPKHCPMQTKITDADLEGLEQVLQTKGAAELVGVKQDKL is encoded by the coding sequence ATGCGTACTGAATGGGTTTCCGCTCGCAAGGGCCAGGCCAATGTGTCTCAGATGCATTACGCCCGTAAGGGTGTGGTGACGGAAGAGATGGCCTATGTGGCCAAGATCGAGAACCTTCCGGAATCCCTTGTGATGGAAGAGGTGGCACGGGGTCGGATGATCATTCCCGCCAATGTCAATCACACCAATCTGGAGCCCATGGCGATTGGCATCGCCAGCAAATGCAAGGTGAACGCCAACATTGGTGCGTCTCCCAATGCCTCGGATGCAGCAGAGGAGGTGAACAAGTTGAAGTTGGCCGTTAAATATGGCGCCGACACCGTGATGGATCTGTCCACCGGTGGCGTGAATCTGGATGAAGTGCGGACGGCGATTATTGGTGCCTCATCGGTTCCGATTGGCACGGTGCCTGTCTATCAGGCCTTGGAAAGCGTGCATGGCTCAATCGAGAAGCTCGACGAAGATGATTTCCTGCACATCATCGAAAAACATTGCCAACAGGGCGTTGATTACCAGACGATTCACGCTGGCCTGTTGATCGAGCATCTCCCCAAGGTGAAGGGACGCTTAACGGGAATTGTGAGCCGAGGCGGCGGAATTTTGGCGCAGTGGATGTTGTATCACCACCGCCAAAATCCATTGTTCACGCGCTTCGACGATATCTGCGAAATTTTTAAGCGCTACGACTGCACTTTTTCGCTGGGAGATTCACTCCGTCCTGGCTGTCAGCACGATGCCTCCGATGCTGCGCAGCTTGCTGAACTGAAGACGCTGGGAGATCTCACCAGGCGGGCTTGGAAGCACGACGTGCAGGTGATGGTGGAGGGTCCAGGCCATGTGCCCCTGGATCAAATTGAGTTCAACGTGAAGAAGCAGATGGAAGAGTGCAATGAGGCGCCTTTCTATGTGCTCGGTCCATTGGTCACCGATATCGCCCCTGGCTATGACCACATCACCTCAGCGATTGGTGCGGCGATGGCGGGCTGGCACGGCACAGCGATGCTTTGCTACGTGACGCCTAAGGAGCACCTTGGCCTTCCTAATGCGGAGGATGTACGCGAAGGGCTCATCGCCTACAAGATTGCAGCCCATGCGGCTGATATTGCCCGTCATCGCCCAGGGGCGAGGGATCGCGATGATGAGCTCAGCCGCGCTCGTTATGCCTTCGATTGGAACAAGCAGTTTGAGTTGTCCTTAGATCCAGAGCGGGCGAAGGAGTATCACGACGAAACCCTGCCAGCAGATATCTACAAGCAAGCTGAGTTTTGTTCGATGTGTGGACCGAAGCATTGCCCGATGCAAACCAAGATCACGGATGCGGATTTGGAGGGACTCGAGCAAGTGCTTCAGACCAAGGGTGCTGCGGAATTGGTTGGGGTGAAACAGGACAAGCTCTGA
- the tkt gene encoding transketolase, giving the protein MAAATASLDTLCVNSIRMLAVDAVNKSNSGHPGLPMGCAPMGYTLWDKFLKHNPKNPKWFNRDRFVLSAGHGCMLQYALLHLTGYDSVTIDDIKQFRQWGSKTPGHPETFETPGIEVTTGPLGAGISNAVGLAIAESHLGAKFNKADAKVVDHFTYVIMGDGCNQEGVASEAASLAGHLKLGKLIALYDDNHITIDGRTDVSFTEDVLKRYEAYGWHVQHVADGDTDVNAIAKAIEAAKTVTDKPSIIKVTTTIGYGSPNKSDTAGVHGAPLGEEEAELTRKQLGWTHGPFEIPQEAYDQYRQAVERGASQEAEWNQALANYRSKYPTEAAEFERMLRGELPQGWDKNLPTYTADDKGLATRKHSQICLGALGATIPELIGGSADLTHSNYTDIAGETGSYQPETPEKRYLHFGVREHAMAAVLNGIAYHNSGLIPYGGTFLVFADYMRGSMRLSALSMLGVIYVLTHDSIGVGEDGPTHQPIETIPSLRAMPGMLVFRPGDGNETSGAYKVAIENRNRPSAMCLSRQGMANQANSSIDKVAFGGYILEDCAGTPDLILIGTGTELDLCVQAAKQLTSEGKKVRVVSMPCVELYDEQSDAYKEQVLPNAVRKRIVVEAAEAFGWHRFIGLDGDSITMNRFGASAPGGTCMEKFGFTVDNVVAKSKALLG; this is encoded by the coding sequence ATGGCCGCCGCAACCGCTTCTCTCGACACGCTCTGCGTCAACAGCATCCGCATGCTGGCCGTTGATGCCGTCAATAAATCCAATAGCGGTCACCCCGGTTTGCCCATGGGCTGCGCACCGATGGGGTACACGTTGTGGGACAAGTTTCTCAAGCACAACCCCAAAAACCCAAAGTGGTTCAATCGCGATCGGTTTGTCCTGTCAGCCGGCCATGGCTGCATGCTGCAGTACGCCCTCCTGCACCTCACCGGCTACGACTCGGTGACCATCGACGACATCAAACAATTCCGGCAGTGGGGCTCGAAAACGCCAGGACATCCGGAAACATTTGAAACCCCTGGCATCGAAGTCACCACCGGGCCCCTTGGCGCAGGAATCTCCAATGCCGTGGGTCTGGCCATTGCTGAATCACACCTAGGCGCCAAATTCAACAAGGCTGACGCCAAAGTTGTGGACCACTTCACCTACGTGATCATGGGTGATGGCTGCAATCAGGAGGGCGTGGCTTCAGAAGCTGCCTCCCTGGCCGGCCACCTCAAATTGGGCAAATTGATTGCCCTCTATGACGACAATCACATCACCATCGATGGTCGAACGGATGTGTCGTTCACCGAGGACGTTCTCAAGCGTTATGAAGCCTATGGCTGGCACGTCCAACACGTGGCCGACGGCGACACCGATGTGAACGCCATTGCCAAGGCGATCGAAGCTGCAAAGACCGTTACGGATAAGCCTTCGATCATCAAGGTGACCACCACCATCGGCTACGGCTCACCCAACAAGAGTGATACGGCTGGTGTCCATGGCGCCCCCCTTGGAGAAGAGGAAGCTGAGCTCACACGCAAACAGCTGGGCTGGACCCACGGCCCATTCGAAATTCCTCAAGAGGCCTACGACCAGTACCGCCAAGCCGTAGAACGCGGCGCTTCACAGGAAGCCGAATGGAATCAAGCTTTGGCGAACTACCGAAGCAAGTACCCCACAGAAGCGGCTGAATTCGAGCGCATGCTGCGGGGCGAGCTTCCCCAGGGCTGGGACAAGAACCTGCCCACTTACACCGCAGACGACAAAGGTCTGGCCACTCGCAAGCACTCTCAGATTTGTCTCGGAGCCCTGGGAGCCACAATCCCCGAATTGATCGGCGGCTCCGCTGACCTCACCCACTCCAACTACACCGACATCGCCGGAGAAACCGGCTCCTACCAGCCCGAAACCCCTGAGAAGCGTTACCTGCACTTCGGTGTGCGCGAGCACGCGATGGCGGCCGTCCTCAATGGCATCGCTTATCACAACAGCGGCTTGATCCCCTACGGCGGTACCTTCCTGGTGTTTGCCGATTACATGCGCGGTTCCATGCGCTTATCGGCACTGAGCATGCTTGGGGTGATTTACGTGCTCACCCACGATTCCATCGGCGTTGGAGAAGACGGCCCCACCCACCAGCCGATCGAAACCATCCCCTCTCTGCGCGCCATGCCAGGGATGCTGGTGTTCCGCCCTGGTGACGGCAACGAAACCAGCGGTGCCTACAAAGTTGCGATCGAAAATCGCAACCGCCCTAGCGCGATGTGCCTCAGCCGCCAAGGGATGGCCAACCAAGCCAACTCCTCCATCGACAAGGTGGCCTTCGGTGGCTACATCCTTGAAGACTGCGCAGGCACACCGGATCTGATCTTGATTGGCACAGGCACCGAACTCGACCTCTGCGTCCAAGCCGCAAAGCAGCTCACATCAGAGGGCAAAAAAGTGCGGGTGGTCTCGATGCCTTGCGTGGAGCTCTACGACGAACAAAGCGATGCTTACAAAGAACAAGTCCTCCCCAACGCTGTGCGCAAGCGGATCGTGGTGGAAGCAGCTGAAGCCTTTGGCTGGCATCGATTCATTGGTCTCGATGGCGACAGCATCACCATGAATCGCTTCGGCGCCTCCGCTCCAGGCGGCACCTGCATGGAGAAGTTCGGCTTCACCGTCGACAACGTGGTCGCGAAGTCAAAGGCTCTGCTGGGCTGA